Proteins from a single region of Natrinema salifodinae:
- the cobT gene encoding nicotinate mononucleotide-dependent phosphoribosyltransferase CobT, translated as MRVLLPAGTTETALIDGISAAGAAPELMEHTPSADVEILAYGEPVAAPVTPVSPNGCPTPAAVTRAVQEVVGFDLAAIDAGLARSTAAPTVDLGVEPGNDIREDAAVPDANAVFDRAYDYGTSLPDDELLIGETVPGGTTTALGVLTALGEPTGVSSSLPENPIERKRRVVDEGLAASGLEPGDCEGAPLEAVEAVGDPVQPTVAGIAAGALAAETDVTLAGGTQMVAVAALLRHADVDAGLSIATTSFVADERGDDLAAACERFNCELTVTDPGFDERDHVAMARYRAGEAKEGVAMGGALSLVPDADGRMREVRDRLEAVCARLGIESEGDGRNDEQVDDGTATEDTRGS; from the coding sequence ATGCGCGTCCTCCTCCCCGCCGGCACGACCGAAACGGCCCTGATCGACGGCATCAGCGCCGCCGGAGCCGCCCCGGAGCTGATGGAACATACCCCCTCCGCGGACGTCGAGATCCTCGCGTACGGGGAGCCGGTCGCCGCGCCGGTGACCCCGGTGAGCCCGAACGGCTGTCCGACGCCCGCGGCAGTGACCAGGGCCGTCCAGGAGGTCGTCGGCTTCGATCTCGCCGCGATCGACGCCGGACTCGCGCGGTCCACCGCCGCGCCGACGGTCGATCTCGGCGTGGAACCGGGCAACGACATCCGCGAGGACGCGGCCGTGCCGGACGCGAACGCCGTCTTCGACCGCGCGTACGACTACGGGACGAGCCTGCCGGACGACGAGCTCCTGATCGGCGAAACGGTGCCAGGCGGCACGACCACGGCGCTCGGCGTCCTCACCGCGCTCGGGGAACCGACCGGCGTCTCCTCGTCGCTGCCCGAGAACCCGATCGAACGCAAGCGACGCGTCGTCGACGAGGGCCTGGCAGCGAGCGGCCTCGAACCGGGCGACTGCGAGGGCGCGCCGCTCGAGGCGGTCGAGGCGGTCGGCGATCCCGTCCAGCCGACGGTGGCCGGGATCGCGGCCGGGGCGCTCGCGGCCGAGACCGACGTGACCCTGGCCGGCGGAACGCAGATGGTCGCCGTCGCGGCCCTGCTGCGCCACGCGGACGTCGACGCGGGACTGTCGATCGCGACCACCTCGTTCGTGGCCGACGAGCGGGGCGACGACCTCGCGGCGGCCTGCGAGCGGTTCAACTGCGAGCTGACCGTGACGGATCCGGGCTTCGACGAGCGCGACCACGTCGCGATGGCGCGCTACCGCGCCGGCGAGGCCAAGGAGGGCGTCGCGATGGGCGGTGCGCTCTCGCTGGTCCCCGACGCCGACGGGCGGATGCGCGAGGTCAGGGACCGATTGGAAGCGGTCTGCGCCCGGCTCGGGATCGAGAGCGAAGGCGACGGGAGAAACGACGAACAGGTGGACGATGGGACGGCGACGGAGGACACTCGTGGATCCTGA
- a CDS encoding NTP transferase domain-containing protein has product MCGGKGTRLESPHEKPLHPIDGDPMVDRVLGALRESRIEAIHAAVSPNAPETRSHLESVDGVATIETPGDGYVADLLAVLDRSEIEPPVLTVAADLPLLEAAVVDRVLAARGDGGASRTVCVPAALKRRLGVSIDARLEPEDHLAPTGVNVVGDPDDTTTMTDVYYDSRLAVNVNRLEDARLATELLRDRRTEPVTTTESETSSDAETDAEER; this is encoded by the coding sequence ATGTGCGGCGGGAAAGGCACCCGCCTCGAGAGTCCCCACGAGAAGCCGCTGCACCCGATCGACGGCGACCCGATGGTCGATCGCGTGCTCGGGGCGCTCCGGGAGAGCCGGATCGAGGCGATCCACGCCGCCGTCTCGCCGAACGCGCCCGAAACGCGATCCCACCTCGAATCGGTCGACGGTGTCGCGACAATCGAGACGCCTGGCGACGGCTACGTGGCTGATCTGCTTGCCGTCCTCGACCGCTCCGAAATCGAGCCGCCGGTCCTGACCGTCGCCGCGGATCTGCCGCTGCTCGAGGCGGCAGTCGTCGATCGTGTGCTCGCAGCCCGCGGGGACGGCGGCGCCTCGCGGACGGTCTGCGTCCCCGCGGCGCTCAAGCGGCGCCTGGGCGTCAGCATCGACGCACGACTCGAACCGGAGGACCACCTTGCGCCGACCGGGGTCAACGTGGTCGGCGATCCGGACGATACCACGACTATGACCGACGTGTACTACGACTCGCGACTGGCAGTGAACGTGAACCGACTCGAAGACGCCCGTCTCGCGACCGAGCTGCTGCGGGATCGGCGGACGGAACCGGTGACGACGACGGAGTCGGAGACGTCGTCGGACGCGGAGACGGACGCGGAGGAGCGATAG
- the cobS gene encoding adenosylcobinamide-GDP ribazoletransferase has translation MAVIARWLGAVRGAVGFLTRLPVSHREGDWEAFRSTPAAFPIVGAVAGALTAVPLLAADALPAPTVAAGYLLAVYAVTGIHHLDGVADLGDALAVHGDVERRREVLKDTTTGVGALLAVALTVAALALGGLGLAGLPVRAAIGVAIGAEVGTKLGMAAMACFGRAATEGMGAQFTAASGPASFVAPAVVALPAVALTWPRPVPAVALCGAVAGIGLPWYWADRHLGGISGDIFGAANEIGRVAGVHLGVIAWTLS, from the coding sequence ATGGCGGTGATCGCACGCTGGCTCGGCGCCGTCCGCGGCGCCGTCGGGTTCCTGACGCGGCTCCCGGTGAGCCACCGCGAGGGCGACTGGGAGGCGTTTCGATCGACGCCGGCGGCGTTTCCGATCGTCGGCGCCGTCGCGGGGGCGCTGACGGCCGTCCCGTTGCTCGCGGCCGACGCGCTGCCCGCGCCGACCGTGGCCGCGGGCTATCTGCTGGCCGTCTACGCCGTCACGGGGATTCACCACCTCGACGGCGTCGCGGACCTCGGCGACGCGCTGGCGGTCCACGGCGACGTCGAGCGCCGCCGCGAGGTGCTCAAGGACACGACGACCGGCGTCGGGGCCCTACTGGCGGTGGCGCTCACCGTCGCCGCGCTGGCACTCGGCGGCCTCGGCCTGGCGGGCCTCCCCGTCCGTGCAGCAATCGGCGTCGCGATCGGCGCCGAGGTCGGGACGAAACTCGGGATGGCCGCGATGGCCTGTTTCGGCCGGGCAGCCACCGAGGGGATGGGCGCGCAGTTCACCGCGGCGTCGGGGCCCGCCTCCTTCGTCGCGCCCGCGGTCGTCGCCCTGCCCGCTGTCGCGCTCACCTGGCCGCGGCCCGTCCCGGCGGTCGCGCTCTGCGGCGCGGTCGCGGGGATCGGCCTCCCGTGGTACTGGGCGGACCGCCACCTCGGCGGGATAAGCGGCGATATCTTCGGCGCGGCCAACGAGATCGGCCGCGTCGCCGGCGTCCACCTGGGGGTGATCGCGTGGACGCTCTCGTGA
- a CDS encoding CobD/CbiB family cobalamin biosynthesis protein, whose amino-acid sequence MSLTTLAIIGLAFSLDLLIAEPPTAAHPVAWFGRLVGTLDREWRPDDRGQRAVGVAIAVGAPLIPAAVAGGVVLAATDAHPTAGGVAAAVVLFLTTSLRSLLDLTEEVIAATDAEPQNKGSDEGDFDQARERIRGLVGRDTSTLSAGQLRSAAVESAAENLADGLVATLLPFAVLAPISLPAAAAAAAWVKGVNTLDSMLGYPSKPIGTASARLDDLVMFVPARLTAAAIAVAAADPFALARARQWARAPPSPNSGWPMATLACVLGVRLEKPAVYVLNPGADLPTLADGERAISLVGLAAVVSVVVAAVLALVVDELAAALAVDRGGAAVTGLALASVGGSALVLLGRWATEVSPGWR is encoded by the coding sequence GTGAGCCTGACGACGCTGGCGATCATCGGCCTCGCGTTCAGCCTCGATCTCCTGATCGCCGAGCCGCCAACCGCAGCCCATCCGGTGGCCTGGTTCGGTCGCCTGGTCGGCACGCTCGATCGAGAGTGGCGTCCCGACGACCGCGGGCAACGAGCGGTCGGGGTCGCGATCGCCGTCGGGGCTCCCCTGATCCCGGCCGCGGTCGCCGGCGGCGTCGTCCTCGCCGCGACCGACGCGCATCCGACGGCCGGCGGCGTCGCCGCCGCGGTCGTGCTCTTCCTGACGACGAGCCTACGCTCGCTGCTCGATCTCACCGAGGAGGTGATCGCGGCGACCGACGCTGAGCCCCAGAACAAGGGATCGGACGAGGGCGACTTCGACCAGGCCCGCGAGCGGATCCGCGGCCTGGTCGGCCGCGATACGTCGACCCTCTCGGCCGGCCAACTCCGCAGCGCCGCCGTCGAGAGCGCGGCGGAGAATCTCGCGGACGGCCTGGTCGCGACGCTGCTCCCGTTCGCGGTGCTCGCGCCGATCTCGCTGCCGGCCGCCGCGGCGGCCGCCGCTTGGGTCAAGGGCGTCAACACACTGGACTCGATGCTCGGCTACCCGTCGAAGCCGATCGGCACCGCGAGCGCGCGTCTGGACGATCTGGTGATGTTCGTCCCCGCTCGCCTCACGGCGGCCGCGATCGCCGTCGCCGCGGCCGACCCGTTCGCGCTCGCCCGCGCTCGGCAGTGGGCACGAGCGCCGCCCTCGCCGAACTCCGGGTGGCCGATGGCGACGCTGGCCTGCGTCCTCGGCGTCCGCCTCGAGAAACCGGCCGTCTACGTTCTCAATCCGGGTGCCGACCTCCCGACGCTCGCCGACGGCGAGCGGGCCATCTCGCTGGTCGGCCTGGCGGCCGTCGTCTCGGTCGTCGTGGCTGCCGTCCTCGCGCTGGTCGTCGACGAACTGGCCGCGGCGCTCGCGGTCGACCGCGGGGGCGCGGCCGTGACCGGACTCGCGCTCGCCTCGGTCGGCGGTTCCGCGCTCGTCTTGCTCGGTCGCTGGGCGACGGAGGTGAGCCCGGGATGGCGGTGA
- a CDS encoding HAD family hydrolase: MGVSFDLFGTLVTADRPADPAAAVATELAERDVVVPDDWADAYAEAHVDAPDGAEVPLPAHVSRALASRGVDYERNAARRAVVAAFDPTVETRPGAVEAVDAARERGPVAICSNCSVPELVGRTLVRSEFERDDFDAIVTSVGCGWRKPAPEIFELTADELGVAPADLVHVGDDPRADGGIEAIGGTALLLEDCPLEDVPARLASPNDHSSHE; the protein is encoded by the coding sequence GTGGGAGTATCGTTCGACCTCTTCGGGACCCTGGTGACCGCCGACCGCCCGGCCGACCCGGCCGCGGCCGTCGCGACCGAACTTGCAGAACGCGACGTCGTAGTCCCGGACGACTGGGCCGACGCCTACGCCGAGGCACACGTCGACGCGCCCGACGGCGCGGAAGTGCCGCTTCCGGCTCACGTCTCGCGCGCGCTCGCGAGCCGCGGCGTCGACTACGAGCGCAACGCCGCCAGGCGGGCCGTCGTCGCGGCGTTCGATCCGACCGTCGAGACCAGGCCGGGCGCGGTCGAGGCGGTCGACGCCGCCCGCGAGCGGGGGCCGGTCGCGATCTGCTCGAACTGCAGCGTCCCGGAACTGGTCGGGCGGACGCTCGTCAGGTCCGAGTTCGAGCGCGACGATTTCGACGCGATCGTCACGAGCGTCGGCTGCGGGTGGCGCAAACCCGCGCCCGAGATATTCGAGCTGACCGCCGACGAACTCGGGGTCGCCCCCGCGGACCTCGTCCACGTCGGCGACGATCCCCGCGCCGACGGCGGCATCGAAGCGATCGGCGGGACGGCGCTGCTCCTCGAGGACTGCCCACTCGAAGACGTGCCGGCGCGCCTGGCGTCCCCGAACGATCACAGCAGTCATGAGTAA
- a CDS encoding translation initiation factor IF-2 subunit beta, which translates to MDYESSLDRAMEDVPDIGGEEERLQIPDPQTQKDGAFTRVTNLDEIGDVLSRETEHLHRFIQRELGTSGKLENGRGRYNGTFSEQDFNAAIDAYVDEYVLCSECGLPDTRLVREDRTPMLRCDACGAFRPVTKRSSSSQQQQQQDAVEEGETYTVEITGTGRKGDGVAEKGSYTIFVPGAEEGDVVDIYIKNISGNLAFARLA; encoded by the coding sequence ATGGATTACGAATCGAGTCTCGACCGAGCGATGGAGGACGTCCCCGACATCGGGGGCGAGGAAGAACGGCTCCAGATTCCCGACCCGCAGACCCAGAAGGACGGCGCCTTTACGCGCGTGACGAACCTCGACGAGATCGGTGATGTGCTCTCCCGTGAGACCGAGCATCTCCACCGGTTCATTCAGCGCGAGCTAGGGACCAGCGGCAAACTCGAAAATGGCCGCGGCCGGTACAACGGGACCTTCTCCGAGCAGGACTTCAACGCGGCGATCGACGCCTACGTCGACGAGTACGTCCTCTGTTCGGAGTGTGGCCTGCCGGACACCCGCCTCGTCCGCGAGGACCGTACCCCGATGCTGCGCTGTGACGCCTGCGGTGCGTTCCGCCCGGTCACCAAGCGCTCCTCGAGCAGCCAGCAGCAACAGCAGCAAGACGCCGTCGAAGAGGGCGAGACCTATACGGTCGAGATCACCGGCACCGGCCGCAAGGGCGACGGCGTCGCCGAGAAGGGCAGCTATACGATCTTCGTCCCCGGCGCGGAGGAGGGCGACGTCGTCGACATCTACATCAAGAACATCTCGGGCAACCTGGCGTTCGCCCGGCTGGCCTGA
- a CDS encoding DUF5789 family protein: MSNDGPSRDRVQDRAEQRKSERAEHSESILDDVESHLGELEYPITSEEIASEYGSEPIDMPNETETLGSVFDRLANEEYDSPEEVREAVYGEITGEAGSPNEANTERDLDELDDEKQGSVGESGGSTY, from the coding sequence ATGAGCAACGACGGCCCGAGCCGCGACCGCGTTCAGGACCGTGCCGAACAGCGAAAATCCGAGCGCGCCGAACACAGCGAATCGATTCTCGACGACGTCGAGAGCCACCTCGGCGAGCTCGAGTATCCGATCACCAGCGAGGAGATCGCTTCGGAGTACGGCAGCGAGCCGATCGACATGCCAAACGAGACCGAGACGCTGGGGAGCGTCTTCGACCGGTTGGCAAACGAAGAGTACGATTCGCCGGAGGAGGTCCGCGAGGCCGTTTACGGCGAAATCACCGGCGAGGCGGGCAGTCCCAACGAGGCCAATACCGAGCGCGACCTCGACGAACTGGACGACGAGAAGCAAGGTTCGGTCGGCGAGAGCGGCGGATCAACCTACTGA
- a CDS encoding double zinc ribbon domain-containing protein: MSKITFRADDDLVERLEALDASKSEVMREALRSYLEGAAPRNDDSQPQTAQNLDGQGQGAIDDLVRKRVDERLEQRLRELGLGPHFDQAGAHTSHAPTLSDATGDITVSVSLDGTNSPSDNRARVDQAHPRKTTDAAADRAPTPNGTKERPESEADAGSDTDEANRQCTQCGEELDGDHVYCPNCGEKAARRLFCECGDEIRSDWGFCPSCGRRTPAADVLETDGQQF; the protein is encoded by the coding sequence ATGAGTAAGATCACGTTCCGCGCCGACGACGACCTCGTCGAGCGACTCGAGGCCCTCGACGCCTCCAAAAGCGAAGTAATGCGGGAGGCGCTGCGGTCCTATCTCGAGGGAGCCGCGCCGCGGAACGATGACTCTCAACCGCAGACAGCCCAGAATCTCGACGGACAGGGACAGGGCGCGATCGACGACCTCGTCCGGAAACGGGTCGACGAACGGCTCGAGCAGCGACTACGAGAGTTAGGTCTAGGACCGCACTTCGATCAGGCGGGCGCACACACGAGTCATGCTCCCACACTGTCCGACGCGACCGGCGACATCACCGTCTCGGTCTCGCTCGACGGCACGAACTCGCCGTCCGACAACCGCGCTCGGGTCGACCAGGCGCACCCGCGTAAGACGACGGACGCAGCGGCTGACCGTGCGCCGACTCCGAACGGCACGAAGGAACGGCCGGAATCGGAAGCCGACGCGGGGTCCGACACCGACGAAGCGAACCGACAGTGTACGCAGTGCGGGGAAGAACTCGACGGCGATCACGTCTACTGTCCCAACTGCGGCGAGAAGGCCGCACGACGACTGTTCTGTGAGTGCGGTGACGAGATCCGGTCCGACTGGGGATTCTGTCCTAGTTGCGGTCGTCGGACGCCGGCGGCGGACGTGTTGGAGACTGACGGGCAGCAGTTCTGA
- a CDS encoding ribbon-helix-helix domain-containing protein — protein MERVTLRIPKQQIEEVEQLVDSGEFPNRSEAIRSAVREMINEQDAPREQSGKRNWAKV, from the coding sequence ATGGAGCGTGTGACACTGCGAATCCCGAAACAGCAGATCGAAGAGGTCGAACAATTAGTCGATTCGGGCGAGTTCCCGAACCGGAGCGAAGCGATTCGGTCGGCCGTCCGCGAGATGATCAACGAACAGGACGCGCCGCGCGAGCAGTCCGGTAAGCGCAACTGGGCCAAGGTGTAA
- the ftsZ gene encoding cell division protein FtsZ, with protein MQDIVQDALENAEEEAREMDVSMDEDEFGDPRIVIVGCGGAGNNTINRLYNIGVDGADTVAINTDKQHLKMIEADTKILVGKSLTNGLGAGGDPSMGERATEMAQSTIKEVLGDADLVFVTAGMGGGTGTGAAPVVSKIAKEQGAIVVGMVSTPFNVERARTVKAEEGLEKLREQADSIIVLDNNRLLDYVPNLPIGKAFSVMDQIIAETVKGISETITQPSLINLDYADMSTIMNQGGVAVMLVGETQDKNKTDEVVKDAMNHPLLDVDYRGASGGLVHITGGPDLTLKEAEGIADNITERLEASANVIWGARIQENYKGKVRVMAIMTGVQSAQVLGPTTQKQADKSRASIEGLNDTDFDASNNVENAGSGFGAQSDGGREEVERQNGVDVIR; from the coding sequence ATGCAGGATATCGTTCAAGATGCCCTCGAGAACGCAGAGGAAGAGGCCCGGGAGATGGACGTCTCGATGGACGAGGACGAGTTCGGGGACCCCCGGATCGTTATCGTCGGTTGCGGCGGAGCGGGCAACAACACCATCAACCGGCTGTATAACATCGGCGTCGACGGTGCCGACACCGTGGCGATCAACACGGACAAGCAGCACCTCAAGATGATCGAGGCCGACACGAAGATCCTGGTCGGCAAGTCGCTCACCAACGGGCTCGGCGCCGGCGGCGACCCGTCGATGGGCGAACGCGCGACCGAGATGGCCCAGAGCACGATCAAGGAGGTACTCGGCGATGCGGACCTCGTATTCGTGACCGCTGGGATGGGCGGTGGTACCGGCACGGGTGCCGCCCCCGTCGTCTCGAAGATCGCCAAGGAGCAGGGTGCGATCGTCGTCGGCATGGTCTCGACGCCGTTCAATGTCGAGCGTGCCCGCACGGTCAAGGCCGAGGAAGGCCTCGAGAAGCTACGCGAGCAGGCTGACTCGATCATCGTGCTCGACAACAACCGCCTGCTCGATTACGTCCCGAACCTGCCGATCGGCAAGGCGTTCTCGGTGATGGACCAGATCATCGCTGAGACCGTCAAGGGTATCTCGGAGACGATTACCCAGCCCTCGCTGATCAACCTGGACTACGCCGACATGTCCACGATCATGAACCAGGGCGGCGTCGCCGTCATGCTGGTCGGCGAGACCCAGGACAAGAACAAGACCGACGAGGTCGTCAAGGACGCGATGAACCACCCGCTGCTTGACGTCGACTACCGCGGCGCGAGCGGCGGACTCGTCCACATCACCGGCGGCCCGGACCTCACGCTGAAAGAGGCCGAGGGTATCGCCGACAACATCACCGAGCGCCTCGAGGCCTCGGCGAACGTCATCTGGGGTGCCCGTATCCAGGAGAACTACAAAGGCAAGGTCCGCGTCATGGCGATCATGACCGGCGTCCAGAGCGCGCAGGTGCTCGGACCGACGACCCAGAAACAGGCCGATAAGTCCCGCGCGAGCATCGAAGGGCTCAACGACACCGATTTCGATGCGAGCAACAACGTCGAGAACGCGGGCTCCGGTTTCGGCGCGCAGAGCGACGGCGGCCGCGAGGAAGTCGAACGCCAGAACGGCGTCGACGTGATCCGCTAG
- the ncsA gene encoding tRNA 2-thiolation protein NcsA, producing MDCNRCDEEAIMHAAYSGAHLCADHFRESVEKRVRRRVRRDDLVPQDATPDDPQTWVIGLSGGKDSVVLTQILHDTFAEDPRIELVGLTIHEGIEGYRDKSVDACVELSEELGIRHELVSYEDEFDVRMDDVVEDDPENMAACAYCGVFRRDLLSTYADELDADLLLTGHNLDDEAQTALMNFLEGDVEQIAKHFDASLGPLSEREDQEEFVPRAKPLRDVPEKEVALYAHVNDLPAHITECPHASEAYRGEIQQLLYDLEENHPGTRHSILSGYEELAAITAEEYSGDDGADLRECAQCGSTTTREICRKCSLLESLA from the coding sequence ATGGACTGCAACCGGTGTGACGAGGAGGCGATCATGCACGCCGCCTACTCCGGGGCACACCTCTGTGCGGATCACTTCCGCGAGTCGGTCGAGAAGCGGGTTCGCCGCCGCGTCCGACGGGACGATCTGGTCCCCCAAGACGCGACGCCCGACGACCCCCAGACCTGGGTGATCGGCCTCTCCGGCGGTAAGGACAGCGTCGTTCTCACGCAGATCCTCCACGATACGTTCGCCGAGGATCCGCGCATCGAACTCGTCGGACTGACGATCCACGAGGGCATCGAAGGCTACCGGGACAAGTCGGTCGACGCCTGCGTCGAACTCTCCGAGGAGCTGGGCATTCGCCACGAACTGGTCAGCTACGAGGACGAATTCGACGTTCGGATGGACGACGTCGTCGAGGACGATCCCGAGAACATGGCCGCCTGCGCCTACTGCGGTGTCTTCCGGCGCGATCTGCTCTCGACGTACGCCGACGAACTCGACGCCGATCTCCTGCTGACGGGCCACAACTTGGACGACGAGGCCCAGACCGCCCTGATGAACTTCCTCGAAGGCGACGTCGAACAGATCGCCAAACACTTCGACGCCAGCCTCGGCCCCCTCTCGGAGCGCGAGGACCAGGAGGAGTTCGTTCCGCGCGCGAAACCGCTCCGGGACGTCCCCGAAAAGGAAGTCGCCCTCTACGCCCACGTCAACGACCTCCCCGCTCACATCACCGAGTGTCCCCACGCGAGCGAGGCCTACCGCGGCGAGATCCAACAACTGCTCTACGACTTAGAGGAGAACCACCCCGGGACTCGCCACTCGATTCTGTCCGGATACGAGGAGCTAGCCGCCATCACCGCCGAGGAATACAGCGGTGACGACGGTGCCGACCTCCGAGAATGCGCGCAGTGTGGCTCGACGACGACCCGAGAGATCTGTCGCAAGTGTTCGCTGCTCGAATCGCTCGCCTGA